The proteins below are encoded in one region of Pseudomonadota bacterium:
- the rpmH gene encoding 50S ribosomal protein L34: MKRTYQPHRTRRLRSHGFRARMKTASGRRLLSNRRRKGRMRLAATVYKK, encoded by the coding sequence GTGAAGCGTACCTACCAGCCTCATCGCACGCGCCGTCTGCGCAGCCACGGCTTTCGTGCCCGGATGAAGACTGCGAGCGGCCGCAGGCTCCTAAGCAACCGCCGTCGCAAAGGGCGCATGCGTCTTGCGGCGACCGTCTACAAGAAGTAG
- a CDS encoding AraC family transcriptional regulator, whose product MRAISQSEIGPFAHLLQANADVRCVIKDAKHRFLYVNETWLICFGYKEQNQVIGLTDHDLFPDWRASRYLAEEKQILGHGAVLDYEELSLNADGEVERWRTLKAPWLRAGQIHGITNIGLRFISAGSLESRSDVVPEIVRRFAKHACGPATIGEIAEELGMSRRTFERRFRRIMQETPQQFRMRCKIAKAKRLLRTDEPLASIAAACCFSDQSHFTNNFVKHVGCSPSRFRKEFARTEVPKHIERQPTLRWDGPITQRSSAVR is encoded by the coding sequence ATGAGAGCCATTTCGCAATCGGAGATAGGCCCTTTCGCGCACCTTCTTCAAGCGAACGCGGACGTAAGGTGCGTCATCAAGGACGCCAAGCACCGGTTCCTGTACGTGAATGAGACTTGGTTGATCTGCTTTGGATACAAGGAGCAGAACCAAGTGATCGGCCTTACCGATCACGATCTCTTCCCCGACTGGAGGGCTTCTCGCTATCTGGCAGAAGAAAAGCAGATTCTCGGCCACGGTGCCGTGCTCGATTACGAGGAGCTCTCGCTCAACGCAGACGGTGAAGTCGAACGCTGGCGCACGCTCAAGGCTCCCTGGCTTCGAGCCGGGCAGATTCACGGCATCACCAACATCGGCCTGCGTTTCATCTCCGCGGGATCGCTGGAGAGCCGCAGCGACGTGGTGCCGGAAATCGTACGCCGCTTCGCAAAGCACGCCTGCGGTCCGGCGACCATCGGTGAGATCGCCGAGGAGCTCGGAATGTCCCGGCGCACCTTCGAGCGCCGCTTCCGGAGGATCATGCAGGAGACACCGCAGCAGTTCCGGATGCGCTGCAAGATCGCCAAAGCCAAGCGACTGCTGCGCACGGACGAGCCGCTGGCTTCGATCGCAGCCGCCTGCTGTTTCAGCGACCAAAGCCACTTCACCAACAACTTCGTCAAGCACGTAGGCTGCAGTCCGAGCAGGTTCAGGAAGGAATTCGCTCGGACGGAGGTTCCCAAACACATCGAACGGCAGCCCACGCTACGCTGGGACGGACCGATCACTCAGCGCAGCAGCGCCGTACGCTAG